In Sporosarcina sp. PTS2304, a genomic segment contains:
- a CDS encoding DUF6470 family protein: MNIPQLQIQTTPAKIGLQVTKPVQEIEQPRASLSIQQPAAILDISTTRPQLSLDTTENRADLDLKSAFRRIAENAQYGHQKVQEGIGRRAQEGSQLMKIENGASIADIIKQSTERPMAQLQVKFVGDRTKIKTDVTAGSLDIQVKPQKPIIDAQINKPIHNYTPGKVDVVMEQYGSIDIDWKV; this comes from the coding sequence GTGAACATCCCACAGCTTCAAATTCAAACAACGCCCGCAAAAATCGGCTTGCAAGTAACGAAGCCTGTGCAAGAAATCGAGCAACCGCGAGCGTCATTATCGATTCAACAACCGGCAGCGATTCTCGATATTTCGACGACACGTCCACAACTATCACTCGACACAACCGAAAACCGTGCCGATTTAGATTTAAAAAGTGCCTTTCGACGGATAGCCGAAAACGCACAATACGGCCATCAAAAAGTGCAAGAAGGAATCGGCCGCCGTGCGCAAGAAGGCTCTCAATTGATGAAAATCGAAAATGGAGCATCGATCGCAGACATCATTAAACAATCAACGGAGCGACCGATGGCACAGCTACAAGTGAAATTCGTCGGAGACCGCACGAAAATAAAAACAGACGTTACTGCGGGATCACTCGACATTCAAGTGAAACCACAGAAACCGATCATCGATGCACAAATTAATAAACCGATCCATAACTACACGCCTGGAAAAGTAGATGTCGTGATGGAGCAGTACGGTTCGATTGATATTGATTGGAAAGTATAG
- the fliW gene encoding flagellar assembly protein FliW has protein sequence MTTNVKEIETKFHETVEVDLAKAWHFPQGLPGFEDEEEFVLLPIGDNPGFQVLQSTKEAGVAFVVANPYKLVDGYDFIVNDATIDLLEVKDPEELMVLGIVFIKEPFEESTINLQAPLLFHTENRKAKQMILNDKRYLIKHPMNANKLNELKEKLSNGKK, from the coding sequence ATGACAACGAACGTAAAAGAAATTGAAACAAAATTCCACGAAACGGTGGAAGTAGACTTGGCGAAAGCTTGGCATTTCCCACAAGGTCTTCCGGGATTTGAAGATGAGGAAGAATTCGTCTTGTTGCCGATCGGAGACAATCCTGGATTCCAAGTGCTTCAATCTACAAAAGAAGCAGGCGTCGCATTCGTCGTAGCCAATCCATACAAACTTGTTGACGGCTATGACTTCATAGTGAACGACGCTACAATCGACTTACTCGAAGTAAAAGACCCAGAAGAGCTAATGGTACTCGGCATCGTATTCATCAAAGAACCGTTTGAAGAGTCTACGATCAACCTGCAGGCGCCATTGCTGTTCCATACGGAAAACAGAAAAGCGAAGCAAATGATTTTAAATGACAAACGATATTTAATCAAACACCCGATGAATGCCAATAAGCTAAATGAATTGAAAGAGAAATTGTCTAACGGAAAGAAGTGA
- the csrA gene encoding carbon storage regulator CsrA → MLVLSRKSGETIQIADNIEITVLEIKGDTVRIGIEAPKTIDIVRGELVQSVKDTNAESATSDVNWLSSLTDDR, encoded by the coding sequence ATGTTAGTACTTTCACGAAAAAGCGGCGAAACGATCCAGATTGCCGACAACATAGAAATTACAGTGCTCGAAATCAAAGGCGACACGGTACGCATTGGCATCGAGGCACCGAAGACAATCGACATCGTGCGCGGTGAGCTCGTCCAGTCTGTTAAAGACACCAATGCCGAATCCGCCACATCAGACGTCAACTGGCTCTCCTCGCTAACAGACGATCGTTGA
- the hag gene encoding flagellin Hag — MIINHNMAAMNTHRQLGSNNAAAANNIEKLSSGLKINRAGDDAAGLAISEKMRGQIRGLDMAAKNSQDGISMIQTAEGALNETHDILQRMRELATQAANDTNVKSDRSEIQKELNSLTSEINRIANTTEFNTQKLMDGAGMSGGAAGGGKAFSANLQIGANTGQAMNVEIQDMSAKALGLTSSGAGATHSAGTSVTSLTGEAAGVANAKHTSGAAGVTNGTTNVANEHGLDVSSHANATAAIKAIDNAIETVSAQRSSLGAFQNRLEHTINNLGTSSENLTAAESRIRDVDMAKEMMDFTKNNILTQAAQAMLSQSNQMPQGVLQLLR, encoded by the coding sequence ATGATTATCAATCACAATATGGCAGCGATGAACACACATCGCCAACTAGGTTCAAACAACGCAGCAGCAGCTAACAACATCGAGAAATTGTCTTCAGGTTTGAAGATCAACCGTGCAGGAGACGATGCAGCTGGTCTAGCAATCTCTGAGAAAATGCGTGGACAGATTCGTGGTCTAGATATGGCAGCGAAAAACTCACAGGATGGTATCTCCATGATCCAAACTGCTGAGGGTGCTTTGAACGAAACACACGATATTCTACAACGTATGCGTGAGCTAGCTACACAAGCAGCGAACGATACTAACGTTAAGTCTGACCGTAGTGAAATTCAAAAAGAGCTTAACTCATTAACTTCCGAAATCAACCGTATTGCTAATACAACTGAGTTTAACACTCAGAAATTGATGGACGGTGCTGGAATGAGTGGAGGAGCAGCTGGTGGTGGAAAAGCATTCTCAGCTAACTTACAAATTGGTGCGAACACTGGACAAGCAATGAATGTTGAAATTCAAGATATGTCTGCTAAAGCACTTGGTTTGACTTCGAGTGGTGCTGGCGCTACTCACAGTGCTGGTACATCCGTAACGTCATTAACTGGTGAAGCTGCAGGAGTAGCCAATGCAAAACATACAAGTGGAGCTGCTGGTGTAACTAACGGTACTACAAATGTTGCAAATGAACACGGTTTAGATGTTTCTTCACATGCTAACGCCACTGCAGCGATCAAAGCAATCGATAATGCGATTGAAACTGTTTCTGCACAACGTTCTAGCCTAGGTGCATTCCAAAACCGTCTAGAACACACAATTAACAACTTAGGTACTTCATCTGAAAACTTGACTGCAGCTGAATCTCGTATTAGAGATGTTGATATGGCCAAGGAAATGATGGACTTTACTAAGAACAACATCTTAACTCAAGCAGCACAAGCAATGCTTTCTCAATCGAATCAGATGCCTCAAGGTGTTCTTCAACTCCTTCGGTAA
- the pseB gene encoding UDP-N-acetylglucosamine 4,6-dehydratase (inverting), producing MLKNKTILVTGGTGSFGKKFIRRILKEDVKKVIVFSRDELKQYEMKQEFKDSRIRFFIGDVRDKERLHRAFDGVDIVIHAAAMKHVEACEYNPFEAVKTNIYGAQNIIEAAIDRNVEQVIALSTDKAAAPVNLYGATKLASDKLFVAANSYVGEKHTRFSVVRYGNVVGSRGSVIPFFTKMKETGTLPVTDERMTRFWITLDQGVQFVLDSLTRMHGGEIFVPKIPSMNILDLAKAVGPECEIEIVGIRPGEKLHEVMVTQDDARHTIEFDDYYVITPEFAWWGDQLKGEPRITEPFEYSSETNEQWLSVEELRKVVEEFQV from the coding sequence ATGCTGAAAAATAAAACTATACTTGTGACAGGCGGAACTGGTTCATTCGGCAAAAAATTCATTCGTCGCATATTGAAAGAAGATGTAAAAAAAGTAATTGTCTTCAGCCGAGATGAACTAAAGCAATACGAAATGAAACAAGAATTCAAAGACTCGCGTATCCGTTTTTTTATAGGAGATGTACGTGACAAAGAACGTCTACATCGTGCATTTGATGGAGTGGATATCGTCATTCACGCCGCAGCGATGAAGCACGTAGAAGCTTGTGAATACAATCCATTCGAAGCAGTGAAAACGAATATTTATGGCGCGCAAAATATTATCGAAGCAGCCATTGATCGTAATGTAGAGCAAGTCATTGCGCTTAGCACAGACAAAGCCGCAGCACCGGTCAATCTATACGGTGCAACAAAACTAGCCTCGGACAAGCTATTTGTCGCCGCAAACTCGTATGTAGGTGAAAAGCATACAAGATTTTCTGTCGTCCGTTACGGCAATGTCGTTGGCAGTCGTGGGAGTGTCATACCGTTCTTCACTAAGATGAAAGAAACCGGTACACTGCCCGTCACAGATGAACGGATGACACGCTTTTGGATCACGCTCGATCAAGGGGTTCAATTTGTATTGGATAGTTTAACACGTATGCATGGAGGCGAAATCTTCGTCCCGAAAATTCCAAGCATGAATATACTCGATTTAGCAAAAGCGGTTGGTCCAGAATGTGAAATTGAAATCGTTGGCATCCGGCCAGGAGAAAAATTGCATGAAGTTATGGTCACGCAGGACGACGCACGTCATACGATAGAATTTGACGACTATTATGTCATTACGCCTGAATTTGCTTGGTGGGGAGACCAACTAAAAGGTGAGCCGAGAATAACGGAGCCATTTGAATATTCGAGTGAAACGAATGAACAGTGGTTATCAGTGGAAGAGTTGCGAAAAGTGGTGGAGGAGTTTCAAGTATGA
- the galE gene encoding UDP-glucose 4-epimerase GalE has product MIAVIGGAGYIGSHTVKYLLEQSQEVVVFDNLSEGHKETIPSGIPFLQGDVGSTADVHTLFTKYPTIHTVIHFAAHAYVGESVKNPAKYYQNNVVNTMNLLHVMREFDVKRIVFSSTCATYGIPHYIPIDEVHPQQPINPYGRTKWIVEQILEDYRRAYGIHYIALRYFNAAGASLDTSIGELHDPETHLIPLVLDVALGKSESITVFGDDYDTPDGTCIRDYIHVTDLAQAHALAVEQLQHQKSDVYNLGNGNGYSVLEVIRTAKEVTGKEIPMKMAERRVGDPAILVGSADKAKKQLHWKPQHTDLHAIINSAWNWHNKMNRGTSS; this is encoded by the coding sequence ATGATTGCGGTAATTGGCGGAGCGGGCTATATAGGTTCTCATACGGTGAAATATTTACTAGAGCAGTCGCAAGAAGTAGTCGTGTTCGATAATTTAAGCGAAGGACATAAAGAAACTATTCCATCAGGCATCCCTTTTTTACAAGGTGATGTCGGTTCTACTGCAGATGTACATACCCTTTTTACAAAGTATCCTACTATCCATACCGTGATTCACTTTGCAGCACATGCGTATGTAGGAGAATCTGTGAAAAATCCAGCAAAATATTATCAAAATAATGTAGTAAATACGATGAACCTATTACACGTGATGCGAGAATTTGATGTGAAACGTATCGTCTTTTCATCTACTTGTGCAACGTATGGAATACCACACTACATTCCAATAGATGAAGTCCATCCACAACAACCGATCAATCCATACGGACGTACGAAGTGGATAGTAGAGCAAATTTTAGAAGACTATCGTCGCGCTTACGGTATTCACTACATCGCTTTACGCTACTTTAACGCAGCAGGCGCATCGCTTGATACATCTATTGGCGAATTGCACGATCCGGAAACACACTTAATTCCACTCGTATTGGATGTGGCATTAGGGAAAAGTGAGTCGATTACGGTATTTGGGGACGACTATGACACACCGGACGGAACGTGTATCCGTGACTATATTCATGTTACGGACTTAGCGCAAGCTCATGCATTAGCGGTAGAGCAACTTCAACATCAAAAAAGTGACGTGTATAACTTAGGGAATGGAAATGGTTACTCAGTGCTTGAAGTGATTCGCACTGCTAAAGAAGTAACAGGCAAAGAGATCCCTATGAAAATGGCAGAACGACGTGTAGGAGACCCAGCGATATTAGTAGGATCCGCTGACAAAGCAAAAAAACAACTACACTGGAAGCCACAACATACAGACTTACATGCCATTATAAATTCTGCATGGAACTGGCATAATAAAATGAATCGAGGGACGTCTTCATGA
- a CDS encoding UDP-glucuronic acid decarboxylase family protein, translating into MKQIIVTGGAGFIGSHLIDQLLAQGHYVICIDNFQTGSRRNIAHHMQNQRFKLIEQDIIHPLPTFDHVDEIYNLACAASPVHYQADPIHTFKTNVIGALHVLELATRHHAKVLQASTSEVYGDPLVHPQPESYLGHVNPIGIRSCYDEGKRGAETLFFDYARQYDTKIKVIRIFNTYGPRMDPKDGRVVSNFIMQALQHEPITIYGDGKQSRSFCYVDDLVDGIMKMMYSADDVQGPVNLGNPYEFTMLELAEQVLSKTASESALQFQPLPSDDPKQRQPVIEKANEVLHWQPTIQLDQGLERTIKYFKTTCEKV; encoded by the coding sequence ATGAAACAAATTATCGTCACAGGTGGAGCTGGTTTTATCGGCTCTCATCTAATCGATCAATTACTCGCGCAAGGACATTACGTAATTTGTATCGATAACTTCCAAACTGGTTCGCGTAGAAATATAGCACACCATATGCAAAATCAAAGATTCAAACTAATTGAGCAAGATATTATACATCCTTTACCTACATTTGATCATGTCGATGAAATTTATAACTTAGCTTGTGCAGCTAGTCCAGTTCACTATCAGGCAGATCCTATTCATACATTCAAAACAAATGTCATAGGAGCATTACATGTATTAGAATTGGCTACACGTCATCATGCGAAAGTGTTACAAGCCTCTACTTCAGAAGTATATGGTGATCCACTCGTTCATCCACAACCTGAAAGTTATTTGGGACATGTGAATCCTATAGGTATTCGTAGTTGTTATGATGAAGGAAAACGAGGGGCAGAAACACTATTCTTCGATTATGCTAGACAATACGATACGAAAATTAAAGTGATACGAATTTTTAATACATATGGACCACGCATGGATCCGAAAGACGGAAGAGTTGTCAGTAACTTTATCATGCAGGCATTACAACATGAACCGATTACGATATACGGGGACGGCAAGCAATCTCGTTCGTTCTGTTATGTCGATGATTTAGTAGATGGAATCATGAAAATGATGTACTCAGCTGATGACGTACAAGGTCCAGTGAATTTAGGGAATCCTTATGAATTTACGATGCTCGAATTAGCAGAACAAGTACTATCGAAAACAGCAAGTGAATCAGCATTACAATTTCAACCGCTTCCATCTGATGATCCTAAACAACGCCAACCAGTGATTGAAAAGGCAAACGAAGTATTACACTGGCAACCAACGATTCAGTTAGATCAAGGATTAGAACGAACGATAAAGTATTTCAAAACTACTTGTGAAAAGGTGTGA
- the galU gene encoding UTP--glucose-1-phosphate uridylyltransferase GalU, with translation MRKVTKAVIPAAGLGTRFLPATKAQPKEMLPIVDKPAIQYIVEEAVASGIEDIIIISGRNKRSIEDHFDKSVELETSLQAKEKYDVLKEIEAISSLANIHYIRQKEAKGLGDAIYCAKSFIGNEPFAVLLGDIVLQSEQPVLAQLLDVYEQQPVSVIGVQDVPKTEVVHYGIIDPLTIDSDSGIIEVNKFVEKPTVEEAPSTLAIMGRYILTPAIFDILKETTPGAGGEIQLTDAIEKLKETERIVACDVKGIVHDVGSKLGFVKATIDFALERPELRDDVFAYIQLLAKKEEGTR, from the coding sequence GTGCGAAAAGTTACGAAAGCTGTTATACCAGCAGCAGGACTAGGCACACGCTTCCTACCTGCTACAAAAGCGCAACCGAAAGAAATGTTACCGATTGTAGACAAACCAGCGATTCAATACATAGTCGAAGAAGCGGTCGCGTCAGGAATTGAAGACATTATCATTATTAGTGGTCGAAACAAGCGTTCCATTGAAGATCATTTTGACAAATCAGTTGAACTGGAAACGAGCTTACAAGCGAAAGAAAAATACGATGTACTAAAAGAAATTGAAGCGATTTCTTCCCTTGCAAATATCCACTACATCCGTCAAAAGGAAGCGAAAGGATTAGGTGATGCGATTTATTGCGCAAAAAGTTTTATAGGAAATGAACCTTTTGCCGTACTGTTAGGTGACATTGTCTTGCAATCAGAACAACCTGTATTGGCTCAGCTACTCGACGTCTATGAGCAACAGCCAGTGTCTGTTATTGGAGTGCAAGACGTACCTAAGACAGAGGTAGTCCATTACGGCATTATAGATCCTTTGACGATTGACAGTGATTCAGGAATTATTGAAGTGAACAAGTTCGTTGAAAAACCGACAGTGGAAGAAGCACCGTCCACATTAGCTATTATGGGGAGATATATTTTGACACCGGCTATTTTTGACATACTGAAAGAGACAACTCCTGGTGCTGGCGGAGAAATTCAATTAACAGATGCAATTGAAAAACTTAAAGAAACAGAGCGTATTGTTGCGTGTGATGTGAAAGGAATCGTTCATGACGTAGGAAGCAAGCTAGGCTTCGTCAAAGCGACGATTGATTTTGCGTTAGAACGCCCAGAACTCCGTGACGATGTTTTTGCTTATATTCAATTATTAGCAAAGAAAGAAGAGGGAACGAGATGA
- a CDS encoding UDP-glucose/GDP-mannose dehydrogenase family protein, with translation MKVAVIGTGYVGLVTGTVLAEIGHCVTCIDLDEAKIRQLQSGEPTIYEPGLEELLVKNIARNNLHFTTNHAEAFQHADVILLAVGTPQGTNGEADLSYIQAAAQTIATTVTKDVVVMIKSTVPPGTNDQVEQLIRQQLIQDVKVDVVSNPEFLREGHAVEDAFHGDRIVIGSECAKAGEVVATLYAGLQMPVLHTNRRSAEMIKYAANAFLAVKISYINEIANLCDAIGADVSDVADGMGMDKRIGRAFLNAGIGYGGSCFPKDTEAIAHLAKERQTPLTIVESAIHSNQKQRQRFIDKIERYFHGQVANKKIAILGLAFKPNTDDLREAPSLEIIDALEKKGALISIYDPIITHPKSALSIIECVTEADAVVLVTEWQEFIESDWTAIGASVANRVLFDGRNALPANKLQQAGWTYIGIGKERK, from the coding sequence ATGAAAGTAGCAGTGATCGGCACTGGATATGTAGGGCTTGTCACAGGTACAGTATTGGCAGAAATCGGCCATTGCGTGACATGTATTGATCTAGACGAAGCAAAAATTAGACAACTTCAGTCAGGTGAACCAACGATCTACGAGCCTGGACTAGAAGAACTTCTTGTGAAAAATATTGCACGAAACAACTTACACTTCACTACTAATCATGCCGAAGCTTTCCAACATGCAGACGTTATATTGTTAGCAGTCGGCACACCACAAGGGACGAATGGCGAAGCAGATTTATCGTATATTCAAGCAGCAGCTCAGACGATTGCGACTACAGTTACGAAAGATGTTGTCGTGATGATCAAAAGCACAGTCCCGCCTGGAACGAATGACCAAGTAGAGCAACTCATTCGCCAGCAACTAATCCAAGATGTAAAAGTAGATGTTGTATCGAACCCAGAGTTTTTACGTGAAGGTCATGCCGTAGAAGATGCATTTCACGGAGATCGGATTGTCATAGGCAGTGAGTGTGCAAAAGCAGGAGAAGTTGTTGCTACGCTATACGCTGGCCTACAAATGCCTGTTCTTCATACGAACCGTCGCAGTGCAGAAATGATTAAGTATGCCGCCAATGCTTTCCTAGCCGTGAAAATTAGCTATATCAATGAAATCGCTAACCTTTGCGACGCGATTGGAGCTGATGTTAGCGATGTGGCAGACGGTATGGGGATGGATAAGCGCATAGGACGAGCATTTCTCAATGCAGGAATTGGTTATGGTGGATCTTGTTTCCCGAAAGATACAGAAGCGATTGCTCATTTAGCAAAAGAACGACAAACTCCATTAACAATTGTTGAATCGGCAATACATAGTAATCAAAAACAACGCCAACGATTCATCGATAAAATAGAGCGCTACTTTCACGGACAAGTAGCGAATAAAAAAATTGCCATACTCGGATTGGCTTTTAAGCCGAACACGGACGATTTACGTGAAGCGCCATCACTTGAAATCATTGACGCACTAGAGAAGAAAGGCGCGCTCATCAGCATTTATGACCCGATTATTACACACCCAAAAAGCGCTCTAAGTATCATCGAATGTGTGACCGAAGCAGACGCTGTCGTACTCGTAACAGAGTGGCAAGAGTTCATAGAGTCGGACTGGACAGCTATAGGGGCGAGCGTAGCGAATCGAGTACTATTTGACGGTCGAAATGCATTGCCTGCAAATAAGCTACAACAAGCAGGCTGGACATACATAGGGATCGGAAAAGAAAGGAAGTAG